One region of Peribacillus simplex genomic DNA includes:
- a CDS encoding CAP domain-containing protein produces MKKIILLSALSLSLLSPTVAQGANTYEVAKGDTLTKIASEYEVSLSELLKTNTAINNSNQIQIGQIINLPSTIHTTNQEKGQSVEQQVLRLVNEERSKSGLPSLEMDTAVSNIANMKSEDMRDNNYFNHTSPNYGSPFDMMKSFGIGYKYAGENIAAGQPSADAVMKSWMNSPGHKANILNKNYTHIGIGHATGGKYTHYWTQQFIGN; encoded by the coding sequence ATGAAGAAAATCATCCTTTTATCAGCACTATCCCTATCCCTATTATCTCCAACAGTTGCTCAGGGAGCCAATACTTACGAGGTTGCAAAAGGGGATACCCTAACGAAAATTGCGTCTGAATATGAAGTCAGCCTTTCCGAATTACTTAAGACGAACACGGCTATAAACAATTCAAATCAAATTCAAATCGGACAAATCATAAATCTTCCTTCAACCATCCACACAACTAATCAAGAAAAAGGTCAGTCAGTTGAACAGCAGGTTCTTAGGTTAGTTAACGAAGAACGTTCAAAATCGGGCCTCCCTTCCCTTGAAATGGATACCGCCGTTTCCAACATTGCAAATATGAAATCTGAAGATATGCGTGATAATAATTATTTCAATCATACAAGCCCAAATTACGGATCGCCCTTCGATATGATGAAATCCTTTGGGATCGGCTACAAATACGCAGGGGAAAATATCGCAGCAGGTCAACCTAGTGCGGATGCTGTCATGAAATCTTGGATGAACAGCCCTGGACACAAGGCAAACATCCTGAACAAGAACTATACCCATATTGGAATTGGGCATGCTACAGGAGGGAAATACACCCACTATTGGACTCAGCAATTCATTGGGAATTGA